A single window of Crassostrea angulata isolate pt1a10 chromosome 8, ASM2561291v2, whole genome shotgun sequence DNA harbors:
- the LOC128160465 gene encoding uncharacterized protein LOC128160465 isoform X1 produces MENGIKFLHIAVIVNSLGILAAKSCYFLKKTFTSDWDFNRLQDGLNQISSSTPYRTTLSSVYCSYDEVCCGQSCCPDPSVTPQYYYDTYNYQYYSSDDDSDMSFFWLVGLVFVIGLIGTGLCLLVSYVMKQGNQQNMTVRNVHPVVADSSDNGAVIIRQAPGENPSPSSTRGNTPPSYESENISQNSEPPPSYEYVMSHNYLPYTGNKSDSA; encoded by the exons ATGGAAAACGGAATCAAGTTCTTGCATATCGCTGTCATTGTGAATTCACTGG gtaTTCTGGCTGCAAAATCTTGCTACTTCCTTAAAAAAACATTCACTAGTGACTGGGACTTTAATAGACTTCAGGATGGGTTGAACCAAATCAGTTCCTCCACACCCTACAGAACCACATTAAGCAGCGTATACTGCAGTTATGACGAGGTTTGTTGTGGCCAATCATGCTGTCCCGATCCGTCTGTCACCCCCCAGTATTATTATGACACATACAACTACCAGTATTACTCCAGTGATGATGATTCCGACAT GTCATTTTTTTGGTTGGTGGGATTGGTATTTGTTATCGGTTTAATCGGTACTGGTTTATGCTTGCTCGTGTCATATGTAATGAAACAAGGAAACCAACAAAATATGACTGTCAGAAACGTGCATCCTGTTGTTGCTGACTCATCAG ATAATGGAGCTGTTATTATACGACAAGCGCCAGGTGAAAATCCATCCCCGTCATCAACACGAGGGAATACACCACcttcttatgaaagtgaaaatATCTCACAAAATTCAGAACCCCCACCATCGTATGAATACGTCATGTCCCATAATTATCTGCCTTATACTGGCAATAAAAGTGATTCTGCTTAA
- the LOC128161771 gene encoding uncharacterized protein LOC128161771 — protein MELLQVVVIVTLLGFLDAKSCYFIKTIINWGRDWNDFKTNTSLYKTKISSVYCSYDEVCCGKSCCPDPSVTPKYYYYDTNNYQYDSSDDDSKMSTGSTLGTAFAVVIGFSFCMSCCIACCKQQKNERQNVNVCNAPPIVAYSSDIGAVIVRQVPRDNTSSSSSSASSSPGGEDNSNHDTSQPYAASETYGFSSLDTRENEAPPYESANLLQVTEPPPSYEYVMSHNYPTNSDNEKS, from the exons ATGGAGCTCTTGCAAGTCGTCGTTATTGTCACTTTATTGG GTTTTCTGGATGCAAAATCTTGCTAtttcatcaaaacaataattaactGGGGCAGGGACTGGAATGATTTTAAGACAAACACGTCACTCTACAAGACCAAAATAAGCAGCGTGTACTGCAGTTATGACGAGGTTTGTTGTGGCAAATCATGTTGTCCCGATCCGTCTGTCACCCCAAAGTATTACTACTATGACACAAACAACTACCAGTATGACTCCAGTGATGATGATTCCAAAAT GTCTACTGGTTCTACACTGGGAACGGCTTTTGCAGTCGTCATTGGATTTTCCTTTTGTATGTCCTGTTGCATAGCATGCtgcaaacaacaaaaaaatgaaagacaaaaTGTGAATGTCTGTAATGCTCCACCCATTGTTGCTTACTCATCAG ACATTGGAGCTGTTATTGTACGACAAGTGCCACGTGATAATACCTCCTCCTCCTCATCATCGGCCTCGTCTTCGCCTGGTGGGGAAGATAACTCTAACCATGACACAAGTCAACCGTATGCTGCCTCAGAAACTTACGGATTTAGTTCACTGGACACACGGGAGAATGAAGCCCCTCCTTATGAAAGTGCAAATTTATTACAAGTAACAGAACCTCCGCCATCGTATGAATACGTTATGTCACACAATTATCCCACAAATAGTGACAATGAAAAGAGTTAA
- the LOC128161704 gene encoding uncharacterized protein LOC128161704 yields the protein MELLHIIAIVTLQGFIDAKRCYFLTKTYKDIKYDWYNSKIIFQYKSMISSVNCEDGNICCRTTGRTCCSDPSVSKDEDIFFSTEFTLGTAFGVCILVSVCVTCCIVYSRRRNNQRRATAVRVVQPAVACSSQNGTVIVRTPFEDKYSDEKTLSHKPQLRSQLHGASGTQGSFQHGTPEDVVSSGEGTRLSQTADLPPSYDDVMSQTYLITSDGKNHMRKREYSCVCCKKRTNQRDRRTVTAAQRLVLQKWTVGDVSEDEVLCSLCRVKIHSHLKQKKSEKQNLEHELRDTPFTPPERKQINARNAAIHSPPSVTLTVPSTTSSHSSCFTCRKPGPKLVVVSSNERHSVYLRLGVLIPSGSRCCTRHLPNGRFTEEALAKISAFSETSTLKESRGRMFQTYDFL from the exons ATGGAGCTATTGCATATCATTGCTATTGTAACCTTACAAG GTTTTATAGATGCGAAAAGATGCTATTTTCTTACAAAAACGTATAAAGACATTAAATATGACTGGTACAATAGCAAAATCATTTTCCAATACAAGAGCATGATATCTAGCGTGAACTGCGAGGATGGCAATATTTGTTGCAGAACAACTGGAAGAACCTGCTGTTCCGATCCGTCTGTCTCCAAAGATGAAGATATCTTTTT TTCCACTGAGTTTACCTTGGGAACGGCTTTTGGTGTATGTATTTTGGTCTCTGTTTGCGTGACATGTTGCATAGTGTACTCTAGAAGAAGAAACAACCAAAGACGAGCCACGGCTGTCAGAGTCGTTCAACCTGCTGTGGCATGTTCCTCAC AAAATGGAACTGTTATTGTACGAACGCCATTTGAAGATAAATATAGCGACGAAAAGACCTTAAGCCATAAACCTCAATTAAGATCCCAGTTGCATGGTGCGTCAGGAACACAGGGGTCTTTCCAGCACGGTACACCGGAGGATGTTGTTTCGTCTGGTGAAGGTACACGCCTTTCACAAACCGCTGACCTCCCACCATCGTATGATGACGTCATGTCACAGACTTATCTAATTACTAGTGACggcaaaaat CATATGAGGAAAAGAGAATATTCTTGTGTTTGCTGTAAGAAACGAACAAACCAGAGAGATCGACGTACTGTGACAGCTGCACAACGACTAGTTCTCCAGAAGTGGACTGTAGGCGATGTGTCTGAGGATGAGGTGTTGTGTAGCTTGTGTCGGGTGAAGATACATTCTCATCTTAAGcagaagaaaagtgaaaaacaaaacTTGGAGCATGAGTTAAGAGACACTCCCTTCACTCCTCCAGAGAGGAAACAAATTAATGCTAGGAATGCTGCAATTCACAGTCCTCCATCAGTAACACTGACAGTGCCCTCCACAACTTCCAGTCATTCCAGCTGCTTCACCTGCAGAAAACCAGGGCCAAAGTTGGTTGTGGTGTCATCAAATGAACGTCACTCAGTTTATTTACGACTAGGAGTATTGATTCCGTCAGGTTCAAGATGCTGCACACGTCATCTCCCCAATGGAAGATTCACTGAAGAGGCACTTGCAAAAATTTCTGCATTTTCAGAAACATCTACACTTAAGGAGTCTCGGGggagaatgtttcaaacatacgatttcctttaa
- the LOC128160465 gene encoding uncharacterized protein LOC128160465 isoform X2, whose translation MLISYNAGILAAKSCYFLKKTFTSDWDFNRLQDGLNQISSSTPYRTTLSSVYCSYDEVCCGQSCCPDPSVTPQYYYDTYNYQYYSSDDDSDMSFFWLVGLVFVIGLIGTGLCLLVSYVMKQGNQQNMTVRNVHPVVADSSDNGAVIIRQAPGENPSPSSTRGNTPPSYESENISQNSEPPPSYEYVMSHNYLPYTGNKSDSA comes from the exons ATGTTGATATCTTACAATGCAG gtaTTCTGGCTGCAAAATCTTGCTACTTCCTTAAAAAAACATTCACTAGTGACTGGGACTTTAATAGACTTCAGGATGGGTTGAACCAAATCAGTTCCTCCACACCCTACAGAACCACATTAAGCAGCGTATACTGCAGTTATGACGAGGTTTGTTGTGGCCAATCATGCTGTCCCGATCCGTCTGTCACCCCCCAGTATTATTATGACACATACAACTACCAGTATTACTCCAGTGATGATGATTCCGACAT GTCATTTTTTTGGTTGGTGGGATTGGTATTTGTTATCGGTTTAATCGGTACTGGTTTATGCTTGCTCGTGTCATATGTAATGAAACAAGGAAACCAACAAAATATGACTGTCAGAAACGTGCATCCTGTTGTTGCTGACTCATCAG ATAATGGAGCTGTTATTATACGACAAGCGCCAGGTGAAAATCCATCCCCGTCATCAACACGAGGGAATACACCACcttcttatgaaagtgaaaatATCTCACAAAATTCAGAACCCCCACCATCGTATGAATACGTCATGTCCCATAATTATCTGCCTTATACTGGCAATAAAAGTGATTCTGCTTAA